The following DNA comes from Pirellulales bacterium.
GCCTACTATTACAATCGAGGCGAAGAATGGGGCAAGCAGGTTTCCATCACCACCAAGAAGGCTGCTTACTCACCGACCAACGATAACACCGCAACGATTGGTTCGATCATCGATTTTGAAAAAGTTGGAGCGCGTTCGCCCTCAGCAATCCGCACGGGTTCGTGGCAGGTAGATGATCCGATTGCTGGCAACAGTTGGGGTTATGTCCGCGATTTACGACTCAGCAAGCCTGAGACCATTTTGAGCCATCTAATCGATACCGTGAGCAAAAATGGCAACTATGTGCTTAATATTTCCCCCATGGCCGACGGCACGATTCCGGACGATCAACAAGCGATTTTATTGGAAGTTGGCAAGTGGCTGGAGATCAACGGCGAGGCGATTTACGACACCCATAATTGGATTCAGTTCGGCGAAGGTGGTTCAGGTAAAGCCGAACTTAACATACGTTTTACGGTCAAAGACCAATCTCTATATGCCATGATCCTGGGCAATTGGCCAAATTCCGCTATTTCGATCACCGCCTTGGCCAGCGGTCGTGTAAAAGGAAAAATTGTGTCGGTCGCACTTTTGGGGCACGACGGTGATCTGGAATTCAGTCAAGACACGCAAAAACTGAAAGTGGAGTTGCCTGCGGAAGCTCCGTGCAAATACGCGTATTCGCTGAAGATTACTGGGCTGACCATGGATGGCCCGACAGCAACTCCCTCCGGCAATCCGCTCGCCAGCCAATCCAGTGACGGCAACTAGTGTGGATTGGCCAATGCGACTTCTGTCGCGCGGCAGCCTGCGCTTTGACAATGGTTTGACCAACGCATGGGGAAAGAGGGGGGAAATCTTTGCGGGGCTTGTTACGGAGGTCTTTTCCAGCGATACTTTTCAGCACTGGTCACGCTCCCAGATCAATCAGGTGTCGAAACGGGTGTAAACAGAATAATATACCCATGCTCGAAAACGTCAATTACCGCGTAAAACATAGTCTAAGCGCGCATAGCTCAGTTGGTTAGAGCGCCACCCTGATAAGGTGGAGGTCCTTAGTTCGAATCTAAGTGCGCGCACTTTATTGACGCCCTTGCCACTCGTCGGTTCGGCTCCGCGGCTGTCGGCAGGTCTATCTTCCAAATCGGCCCCGCACTGATCACGCCGATTTTCATCTCGCTATTTCCACGTTCTGCGACTAAAAAAATACCTAATTCGCAATTTTGACTTTGGCGCAATTAGAATCACTGCTTGTATCCGCGCCACATGCCGGCGGCCCGCACGTTGAGCCCGGCGGAGTATAACAGGGCGAAACTATGGGTAGCGGCTTGCGGCAATAGTCATCGCAGCCGAAACCGCAATACGGCGAAACGCACAGCGGCGGCTTGCAGCAATAATCGTTCGGCCCAAAGCAGCACACCGGGCACGGAGGGCAGGGCGGTGGTTTGCGGCAATAATCGTCCAGACAACACAAACAAGGCCGATGCAGCGAAATGCCCGGACACAGCCACCAACCGTCGCTAGGCTGTGCCGCGGCAGCCATCAAGCACAGCACGGTCGAACCGAGCAAGCCGATTGCCGACAAAACGCAGATACACCCCAACAGATTGATCCGTCGCATAAGCACTCCCTTACGGATGGGCAGCGGGCTGCACCACGGTCGGTAGGGTGATGTATCCGGACGGATTCGGCACGGCTGGCGCCATCGCCGGCGCTGGGGTAACGGGCGGTACGGGCGGCGACGTAACCGCCGCCGTCACCGGAGGCGCCGGTTGCGAACTGGCTTGCGGAAAAAAAGCCATCGGCGACGTCGCAGGACGTGTCGTCACGGCCATCGCCGCTTGGGAATCGTCTAAAAACGACGCCGAAACCGGCAATACATTAAACTCTTGCTCCCTCTTCTGCGGCTGCACGTTCTCCCCTTGCTGCTGCAACACTTGTTGACTGTCCCCTTGCCGATTGCCGACTGGACCCGTAACCACCGGCGCGGCCATGAATGGGTTCCGATTTTGAGGCAGCGAGGTTTGCGGCGGCGAATGCGCTCCCGGAGCCGGCAGCCCTTTGGGCGTTGGCAACTGCGGAAATGGCGATGGCAACGTGGGCGACTGATTCGCTGGAGATTGCGGCGGCGGCAATGGCTGTGTTGATGTCTGCGGCGCCACCGTTTGTGGCGTCACTGTCTCTGGCGGCGCCGTTTGCGGTGCTGCCGCCGGTGAAGCCGATTCTGGCGTTGCTGTTTCTGGCGCTGCCGATTCGGGCTTGGGCAATTCGGGATTTGGCGTCGGTACCGTTTCCAACGTTGGCGGCGGTGCATTCACTTCACCCGGTTGCGGCGGCAATTCTTCGTTGCAGTTCGTCAAGCGAATCTGCCATCCCCCTCCCAGCGCACGGTATACCGCGATCAAGCCCGTCGCAATTTCCCCTTCCGTCTGAGCCAGCAAATCTTGTTGCTGAACTTGAATCTGCTCCACTTGCGTCACGGTGGTGAAATCGGCCGTGCCCGCCTGATATTGCTTGAGCGCGATGTTCACGGCCTGAACCGCGCTATCCACCGCGGTCTGTTGATGGCCCGTCCGCTCCTGTCCGCGCAAAAAGGTCACCAACCCGCTTTCCACATCCTGGTTGGCCGCCAGCACGCTGTTCTGATACGTCGCCAGAAACTCCTGAAAAGTGGCGTCCTGCAGCTTCACGTTGTTCAGCAGCCGACCGTAGTTCAGCAAATCCCACTGGAACGATGGCCCCACATTGCTGTTCAGTGCGCCGGGCTCAAACAAGTGGCCCAAATTTTCCGCGCTCCAACCCAACGTGCCGTTGATTGAAATGTGCGGATAAAATTCCGATTCAGCAACGCCAATCGCCGCGCACTGGGCCGCCAATCGCCGCTCGGCGGCACGCACATCGGGCCGGCGCCGCAGCAGATCGGCGGGAATGCCCACCGCCACGTCCTTCGGAGCCGTGGGAATCGGCGCCGCCCCGACCCGCGCCAACAAATCTTCCGGCGGCATCCCCAGCAAAATGCACAGTTGCAAAATACTTTGACGCAACTGAATTTGCAATTCCGAAATGTCGGCTTCCGTGGCCTCCAGCGTGGTGCGGGCCTGATCGACATCCAACTCGCTGATGGTGCTTACTTTGAAGCGCGCCTCGACAATATTCAGGGTGTCTTTCTGAATCCGAACGTTGTCTTCGGCATATTGAATTCGCTGCTCCAACGTCCGCATGTTCACGTAAGCCGTGGCGACGTCGCCCAACAGGGTGACCAGCGCCGCGTCGTAATCTTCCACCGAGGCGTCCAGCAAATCGGAATTCTCCTCGATCGCCCGGCGAAAGCGACCCCAAAAATCCAACTCCCACGCCAAATTGAAGCCAAAGTTCCATTGATTAAAAAATTGCGGGCCAAATCCGCCCTGCGCCGTTTCCTGACTGTTCGCAATCGCCATGTAACTGCCCGCAGCGTTTTGCGTTTGTGGAAAAAAGCTGCCAATGGCAATGCCGAATTGTGCCCGGGCTTCCAACACGCGGAAGCCGGCTTCACGCAAGGTGAGATTTTGGTGATAGGACGTGCAAACCAGATCGTTCAAAATGGGATCATGAAATACCGTCCACCACTGGCAAGGATCGTCTTCGTCGGTCTTCACGCGCTTGTCGTTGGCGTCGATCCACTCTTTTGCCACGGGCGCCGCCGGCCGACCGTAATTGGGGCCGACCTTAAATCCGTTATGAAAATAGTCGCGCCACGAAGTGCAGCCGCTAAGCACCAGCGCGCAGAGTATGACCACCACCAGCAAACGCACTCGCCGGTTTACAACGGCGCATTCGCTGGCAAGGGGCTCGCGCGCAGTCGGTCTTTCGCGATGAATTGTCGGCAAGAGCAGCTCGAGGAGTAGTGGACTGAAAAATCGCTATGATCCACACAATCGGAATCATCGGCATTCTCGGTAAAGTCGAATCCGTATCGCGCTGCTAGCACCGTAGATACCGCCAAGCCTGCGCAGTTTCCGGCTGCGACAGAATTCATTCGGGTAGGAGGGCCAGCTTTTCCGGAGAACCGATCACCTAGAATGCACTGCTAGCCAGTTCTATCACGACTCTCAGCGGGCCAACAATTCTAGGTCGTCGCCTAATTTGAAAAATGTAGCGGTCCCGGCGCGTCGGGATCCCCAGACGCCCGCAGTTTTTCTCGAAGAAAAACGGCTGAGGACCCCGGTGCGCCGGGGTCACTACATCGTGGTGATTCAAATTAGGCGACGAACCAATTCTTCGCTTCGCTAACAGCGCGTGGCGTCAGGAATGTGCGCCGCCGCTCTTTAACCGGTGCGGCTCCAATGATTCGACCGCCTGCGCAACATGCTTTTTCGCCCGGCGGTCGTTCCACGCCTGAATCACATAGAAAAAAATCGGCGTCAAGAACACGCCAAACAGCGTCACGCCCAGCATGCCGCTAAACACGGCAATTCCCAGCGTGCGGCGCATTTCCGCCCCGGCGCCGCTGGCCACCACTAGCGGCACCACGCCCAATATGAACGCGAACGAAGTCATCAAAATCGGCCGCAGTCGCAGCCGCACGGCTTCTAAAACTGCTTCCCGCCGCGGCACGCCCGATTCGTGCTGCACCTTGGCAAATTCGACAATCAATATCGCATTCTTGCTGGCCAAACCCACCAACACGACAAAGCCGATCTGCGTGAATATATTCAGGTCGTTGTGCCCCACCTGAATGCCCGTGACCGAAAATAGCAGGCACATCGGCACCACCAAAATCACGGCCAGCGGCAGCGACCAACTTTCGTACTGCGCGGCCAACACCAAAAATACAAACAGTACCGCCAAGGCGAAA
Coding sequences within:
- a CDS encoding alpha-L-fucosidase, with protein sequence AYYYNRGEEWGKQVSITTKKAAYSPTNDNTATIGSIIDFEKVGARSPSAIRTGSWQVDDPIAGNSWGYVRDLRLSKPETILSHLIDTVSKNGNYVLNISPMADGTIPDDQQAILLEVGKWLEINGEAIYDTHNWIQFGEGGSGKAELNIRFTVKDQSLYAMILGNWPNSAISITALASGRVKGKIVSVALLGHDGDLEFSQDTQKLKVELPAEAPCKYAYSLKITGLTMDGPTATPSGNPLASQSSDGN
- a CDS encoding efflux transporter outer membrane subunit encodes the protein MPTIHRERPTAREPLASECAVVNRRVRLLVVVILCALVLSGCTSWRDYFHNGFKVGPNYGRPAAPVAKEWIDANDKRVKTDEDDPCQWWTVFHDPILNDLVCTSYHQNLTLREAGFRVLEARAQFGIAIGSFFPQTQNAAGSYMAIANSQETAQGGFGPQFFNQWNFGFNLAWELDFWGRFRRAIEENSDLLDASVEDYDAALVTLLGDVATAYVNMRTLEQRIQYAEDNVRIQKDTLNIVEARFKVSTISELDVDQARTTLEATEADISELQIQLRQSILQLCILLGMPPEDLLARVGAAPIPTAPKDVAVGIPADLLRRRPDVRAAERRLAAQCAAIGVAESEFYPHISINGTLGWSAENLGHLFEPGALNSNVGPSFQWDLLNYGRLLNNVKLQDATFQEFLATYQNSVLAANQDVESGLVTFLRGQERTGHQQTAVDSAVQAVNIALKQYQAGTADFTTVTQVEQIQVQQQDLLAQTEGEIATGLIAVYRALGGGWQIRLTNCNEELPPQPGEVNAPPPTLETVPTPNPELPKPESAAPETATPESASPAAAPQTAPPETVTPQTVAPQTSTQPLPPPQSPANQSPTLPSPFPQLPTPKGLPAPGAHSPPQTSLPQNRNPFMAAPVVTGPVGNRQGDSQQVLQQQGENVQPQKREQEFNVLPVSASFLDDSQAAMAVTTRPATSPMAFFPQASSQPAPPVTAAVTSPPVPPVTPAPAMAPAVPNPSGYITLPTVVQPAAHP